One window of Papaver somniferum cultivar HN1 chromosome 9, ASM357369v1, whole genome shotgun sequence genomic DNA carries:
- the LOC113313376 gene encoding protein SRG1-like isoform X2 translates to MSFESSPPKVVVPSVHELIKEKITEIPNSYIRTSCVDHEDHHTTADYNIPVIDVQGLLSGESVLADSELEKLHSACQDWGFFQVVNHGISSLLIEKLKSGMRNLFELPLEERKKICQEPGDQMAEGFGQLFVVSEDQKRDWSETFYLTAQPTRLRKPHLFAGIPVLLRESLEAYSSGLKNLTMILLGKMAKALKMDSDEIEELFNDCLQRMGLNYYPPCPKSEQVIGLSPHSDAGALSVVLQLNETEGLQIRKDGKWVTVNPIPGALIVNIGDVWQILSNGAYPSIEHRVVVNPTMERLSIATFHSTNPNADIGPALSLIDPPHKPALFRRETVKKYYQNFFAHKLNGKTTNLGFMRIQNGDRSS, encoded by the exons ATGAGCTTTGAAAGTTCACCACCTAAAGTCGTCGTGCCTTCGGTTCATGAACTGATTAAAGAAAAGATCACCGAAATCCCGAATTCTTACATCCGTACAAGTTGTGTTGATCATGAAGATCATCACACCACGGCTGACTACAACATACCGGTTATCGACGTACAAGGCCTACTCTCTGGAGAATCAGTATTGGCAGATTCTGAATTGGAGAAACTTCATTCTGCTTGCCAAGACTGGGGCTTCTTTCAG gtggtaaaccatggaattaGCTCTTTACTGATTGAGAAATTAAAGTCGGGAATGCGCAACTTGTTTGAACTTCCATTAGAGGAAAGAAAGAAGATATGTCAGGAACCAGGTGATCAGATGGCCGAGGGATTTGGGCAACTGTTCGTTGTTTCAGAAGACCAGAAACGTGATTGGTCAGAAACGTTCTACTTAACAGCTCAACCAACTAGATTGAGAAAGCCTCATTTATTTGCCGGGATACCAGTACTACTGAG GGAGTCGTTGGAAGCTTACTCTTCCGGATTAAAAAACCTGACCATGATTCTACTAGGAAAAATGGCGAAAGCTCTAAAGATGGATTCTGATGAGATAGAAGAGTTATTCAATGATTGTTTGCAAAGAATGGGACTGAATTACTATCCTCCTTGTCCTAAGTCAGAGCAGGTCATAGGTTTATCACCACACTCAGATGCTGGGGCTTTGTCGGTTGTCCTTCAGCTCAATGAAACCGAAGGCCTTCAGATTCGTAAAGATGGAAAATGGGTAACTGTCAATCCCATCCCTGGTGCACTTATAGTCAATATCGGAGAC GTTTGGCAGATTCTGAGCAATGGTGCCTATCCAAGTATCGAGCACAGAGTAGTGGTGAATCCAACAATGGAGAGGCTTTCAATTGCCACATTCCATTCAACCAATCCAAATGCAGATATTGGCCCTGCACTTAGCTTGATTGATCCTCCACATAAACCAGCATTATTCCGAAGAGAGACTGTGAAGAAATACTACCAAAACTTCTTTGCACATAAACTTAATGGAAAGACAACCAACTTAGGTTTCATGAGGATTCAAAATGGCGATCGGTCCAGCTGA
- the LOC113313376 gene encoding protein SRG1-like isoform X1 has translation MSFESSPPKVVVPSVHELIKEKITEIPNSYIRTSCVDHEDHHTTADYNIPVIDVQGLLSGESVLADSELEKLHSACQDWGFFQVVNHGISSLLIEKLKSGMRNLFELPLEERKKICQEPGDQMAEGFGQLFVVSEDQKRDWSETFYLTAQPTRLRKPHLFAGIPVLLRESLEAYSSGLKNLTMILLGKMAKALKMDSDEIEELFNDCLQRMGLNYYPPCPKSEQVIGLSPHSDAGALSVVLQLNETEGLQIRKDGKWILSNGAYPSIEHRVVVNPTMERLSIATFHSTNPNADIGPALSLIDPPHKPALFRRETVKKYYQNFFAHKLNGKTTNLGFMRIQNGDRSS, from the exons ATGAGCTTTGAAAGTTCACCACCTAAAGTCGTCGTGCCTTCGGTTCATGAACTGATTAAAGAAAAGATCACCGAAATCCCGAATTCTTACATCCGTACAAGTTGTGTTGATCATGAAGATCATCACACCACGGCTGACTACAACATACCGGTTATCGACGTACAAGGCCTACTCTCTGGAGAATCAGTATTGGCAGATTCTGAATTGGAGAAACTTCATTCTGCTTGCCAAGACTGGGGCTTCTTTCAG gtggtaaaccatggaattaGCTCTTTACTGATTGAGAAATTAAAGTCGGGAATGCGCAACTTGTTTGAACTTCCATTAGAGGAAAGAAAGAAGATATGTCAGGAACCAGGTGATCAGATGGCCGAGGGATTTGGGCAACTGTTCGTTGTTTCAGAAGACCAGAAACGTGATTGGTCAGAAACGTTCTACTTAACAGCTCAACCAACTAGATTGAGAAAGCCTCATTTATTTGCCGGGATACCAGTACTACTGAG GGAGTCGTTGGAAGCTTACTCTTCCGGATTAAAAAACCTGACCATGATTCTACTAGGAAAAATGGCGAAAGCTCTAAAGATGGATTCTGATGAGATAGAAGAGTTATTCAATGATTGTTTGCAAAGAATGGGACTGAATTACTATCCTCCTTGTCCTAAGTCAGAGCAGGTCATAGGTTTATCACCACACTCAGATGCTGGGGCTTTGTCGGTTGTCCTTCAGCTCAATGAAACCGAAGGCCTTCAGATTCGTAAAGATGGAAAATGG ATTCTGAGCAATGGTGCCTATCCAAGTATCGAGCACAGAGTAGTGGTGAATCCAACAATGGAGAGGCTTTCAATTGCCACATTCCATTCAACCAATCCAAATGCAGATATTGGCCCTGCACTTAGCTTGATTGATCCTCCACATAAACCAGCATTATTCCGAAGAGAGACTGTGAAGAAATACTACCAAAACTTCTTTGCACATAAACTTAATGGAAAGACAACCAACTTAGGTTTCATGAGGATTCAAAATGGCGATCGGTCCAGCTGA
- the LOC113312555 gene encoding uncharacterized protein LOC113312555, with translation MNNEDFYLNVDVILKHTSHSNSGCSTSSGSSTANSCVSESSKLVRVVDHDADKAKPLIIDEWVYVFDKIGREFMGGVKAVRLAVDKYKMVTGHNIVILKNEKTRFTAKCEEDGCGWRIHFGPVNGDISRFVLKDSNVIHSCGVGLRLKSPAMTTKLVKHLIADNMQGDPSLKPRQIMSLFKKTCGSNIKYHHARRGKEAVFEEQIDDDEKSYSDLTWHVKAIEKTNPDSYVKFEVDHATRRFQRIFICFGACKHNYRYLKQMIYLDATFLMVDSGVL, from the exons ATGAACAATGAAGATTTTTATTTGAATGTCGATGTGATTCTGAAGCATACTTCTCATTCTAATTCTGGTTGTAGCACTAGTTCTGGTTCTAGTACTGCAAATTCTTGTGTAAGTGAAAGTTCTAAGCTTGTAAGGGTGGTCGATCATGATGCGGACAAGGCCAAGCCTCTGATTATCGATGAATGGGTTTATGTTTTTGACAAGATTGGTAGAGAATTTATGGGTGGTGTTAAAGCTGTTAGGCTTGCTGTTGATAAGTACAAGATGGTTACTGGTCACAATATTGTTATTCTTAAAAACGAGAAGACTCGTTTTACTGCAAAGTGCGAAGAAGATGGTtgtggttggaggattcactttgggcCTGTGAATGGTGACATTTCTCGGTTTGTGCTGAAAGATTCTAATGTTATTCACAG ttgtggtgttggtttgaggttgaagagtcctgCGATGACAACCAAGTTAGTTAAGCATTTGATCGCTGACAATATGCAGGGTGATCCTAGTTTAAAACCCAGACAGATCATGTCACTTTTTAAGAAGACTTGtgggtccaatattaagtatcaccatgcccgtaGAGGGAAAGAAGCCGTATTTGAAGAACAGATTGATGATGACGAGAAGTCGTATAGTGATTTAACTTGGCATGTCAAAgccattgagaaaactaatcctgaTAGCTATGTGAAGTTTGAAGTTGATCATGCAACCAGAAGATTTCAGAGGATATTCATTTGTTTCGGTGCTTGCAAGCATAACTATAGATATCTCAAGCAGATGATTTACTTGGACGCTACTTTCCTTATGGTAGATTCAGGGGTACTTTGA
- the LOC113312556 gene encoding uncharacterized protein LOC113312556, whose product MAATCFNGNNGFYPFAFALVSAENKDNWFWFLENLKQVVDGRQIVFLSDRGEGLLQGISKVFPNSYHIYCFYHIKCNLPIGLGDENSKAVIDLFYKATYSYTSANFEEAFQDMHAIGCEHVANYIRTIPKEKWANAFSHMQIYLKVMKKNSERRIEGLENFNTRLTPIYEALLKENIDIGRTWTVTKSMERLWRVNGFPCAHVCAAIQATREDIYSFVEPYFTTEWYNRTYQEIILPIPNYDKPQSYDLSDRVIVPIPLPGRRRTQRIKNAWEKQKRPMMCAKCFTLGHHNRATFPML is encoded by the exons ATGGCTGCAACATGTTTCAATGGAAACAATGGATTTTACCCATTTGCTTTTGCTCTTGTTTCTGCTGAAAACAAAgataattggttttggtttctggagAATCTTAAACAAGTTGTCGATGGTCGTCagattgttttccttagtgatcgtGGAGAAGGACTTTTGCAGGGAATTTCAAAAGTATTTCCTAATTCATATCACATCTATTGCTTTTACCACATCAAGTGCAATCTCCCTATTGGGTTAGGTGATGAGAATTCGAAGGCCgttattgatttgttttacaaagctACTTACTCTTACACATCAGCTAACTTTGAAGAAGCTTTCCAAGACATGCATGCAATTGGATGTGAACATGTTGCTAATTATATCAGGACTATTCCTAAGGAGAAATGGGCAAATGCATTTTCCCATATGCAGATATA tttgaaggttatgaAGAAGAATTCTGAGAGAAGGATAGAAGGTCTAGAAAATTTCAACACTAGGCTCACTCCCATATATGAGGCTTTACTAAAGGAAAACATCGacattggtcgtacttggactGTTACTAAGTCCATGGAAAGATT GTGGCGAGTTAATGGTTTTCCTTGTGCACATGTTTGTGCTGCCATTCAAGCTACGAGGGAAGACATCTattcatttgttgagccatacttcACCACTGAATGGTACAACAGGACATACCAGGAGATTATCTTGCCAATCCCCAATTATGACAAGCCGCAGTCTTATGATCTTAGTGATAGGGTTATTGTTCCTATTCCTCTACCTGGTAGACGAAGAACACAACGTATCAAGAATGCTTGGGAGAAGCAAAAGAGGCCTATGATGTGCGCAAAGTGCTTCACCCTTGGTCACCACAACAGAGCTACCTTCCCCATGCTTTGA